A genomic window from Haladaptatus caseinilyticus includes:
- a CDS encoding carboxypeptidase M32, translating into MATSEQEFHSAYDELESRTKRISNIGNATMVLYWDQQTKMPDGGTPARAKQLSSLQSIQHELLTEDRTGELLTELESQELNDEQAAVVREVRRQYERAVNVPNELVTEITETSSEAQPAWQEAKAEDEFETFESYLDRLRELQIERAEHIDPDKDPYEVMFEDGEPYLPLNTVERIFDELRDGLVPLIEEIQENGADIAADAFSGTFDTNTQEAVARDALDVLGYDWNRGRLDTAPHPFMSGTQFDARVTTRYNEDDPIDSLTATIHEFGHATYQLGLRDDAYGTPLGESRSSGIHESQSRFWENHVGRTKAFWELFLPTFKERFPQADDVTVDEAYEAVNQVFTDNTIRVEADELTYHMHIILRSEIEQEFVAGELNVGEIPARWNELMDEYLGIVPETDSEGCLQDIHWSSRFGGFQNYTVGSVFAAQLWATIEAEIDDPMDLIRDGNFDPIREWLTENIHEHGCRYTTDELIEEATGEPLTAEYFLDYVREKYSDIYDLD; encoded by the coding sequence ATGGCAACTTCCGAACAGGAATTTCATTCCGCCTACGACGAACTCGAATCCCGAACGAAGCGAATCTCGAATATCGGGAACGCGACGATGGTTCTCTACTGGGACCAGCAGACGAAGATGCCGGATGGTGGAACACCCGCCCGGGCAAAACAGCTTTCCTCGCTTCAGTCGATTCAACACGAACTGTTGACCGAGGACCGAACGGGCGAGTTGTTGACCGAGCTCGAATCGCAGGAGTTGAACGACGAACAGGCCGCCGTCGTCCGCGAAGTACGCCGCCAGTACGAGCGAGCGGTCAACGTCCCCAACGAACTCGTCACCGAAATCACCGAGACGAGTAGCGAGGCGCAACCTGCGTGGCAGGAAGCGAAAGCCGAGGACGAGTTCGAGACGTTCGAATCGTATCTCGACCGATTGCGCGAACTCCAAATCGAGCGTGCAGAACACATCGACCCAGACAAAGACCCGTACGAGGTCATGTTCGAGGACGGCGAACCGTACCTCCCACTGAACACCGTGGAACGAATCTTCGACGAACTCCGGGACGGACTGGTTCCTCTCATCGAGGAGATTCAGGAAAACGGTGCGGACATCGCCGCCGACGCCTTTTCGGGAACGTTCGACACGAACACGCAGGAAGCAGTCGCGCGCGACGCGCTCGACGTCCTCGGCTATGACTGGAATCGCGGCCGTCTGGACACCGCACCACATCCGTTCATGTCCGGAACGCAGTTCGATGCTCGTGTCACGACGCGGTATAACGAGGACGACCCGATCGACTCGCTCACGGCGACGATTCACGAGTTCGGGCACGCAACCTACCAACTCGGCCTGCGCGACGATGCCTACGGAACGCCGCTCGGTGAGTCGCGGAGTTCGGGTATTCACGAATCCCAGTCGCGGTTTTGGGAGAATCACGTCGGACGAACGAAGGCGTTCTGGGAACTGTTCCTGCCGACGTTCAAGGAGCGATTCCCGCAGGCGGACGACGTGACGGTGGACGAGGCCTACGAGGCGGTCAATCAGGTGTTCACGGACAACACGATTCGCGTCGAGGCGGACGAACTCACCTACCACATGCATATCATTCTCCGATCGGAGATCGAACAGGAGTTCGTCGCCGGCGAGTTGAACGTCGGGGAGATCCCCGCGCGGTGGAACGAACTCATGGACGAGTATCTCGGTATCGTGCCCGAGACGGATTCGGAGGGCTGTCTGCAAGACATCCATTGGTCGAGTCGGTTCGGCGGCTTCCAGAACTACACGGTCGGGAGCGTCTTCGCGGCCCAACTGTGGGCGACCATCGAAGCAGAAATCGACGACCCGATGGACCTCATCCGCGATGGGAACTTCGACCCCATCCGCGAATGGTTGACCGAAAACATCCACGAACACGGATGCCGATACACCACCGACGAACTCATCGAGGAGGCGACCGGCGAACCGCTCACCGCGGAGTATTTCTTGGACTACGTACGCGAGAAGTATTCCGACATCTACGATTTGGACTGA
- a CDS encoding DUF7533 family protein encodes MNLGILDTVSLAATLVFALPIALLGIERLIAGQTLLGGAFLSIGVLMVVLREWVTTPEDVPASAAKKVVGTVAKTDDDEEE; translated from the coding sequence ATGAACCTCGGTATTCTCGACACCGTGAGTCTGGCGGCGACGCTGGTGTTCGCGCTTCCCATCGCCCTGCTCGGCATCGAGCGCCTCATCGCGGGGCAGACACTCCTCGGCGGTGCTTTTCTTTCGATTGGCGTGTTGATGGTCGTCCTGCGCGAATGGGTTACGACTCCCGAAGACGTGCCCGCAAGCGCCGCGAAGAAGGTGGTCGGGACGGTTGCGAAGACCGACGACGACGAGGAGGAGTAA
- a CDS encoding riboflavin synthase produces the protein MFTGIVAEAGEVRRVEDADGGRRLTISAEEVLTDVEHGASISVNGACLTVEKFDDETFEVFLAEETVAKTYLGDVTVGDTVNLERALRADTRLDGHFVQGHVDTTTEVVDVRQVREDWEYEFAIPEEFGQYIVNKGSVALDGISLTVAEKGEDTFTVAIIPTTRDVTNLSGKEPGDPVHLEVDVLAKYAEQLLAK, from the coding sequence ATGTTTACCGGAATTGTTGCGGAAGCCGGCGAGGTTCGTCGCGTGGAAGACGCCGACGGTGGTCGCCGACTAACGATTTCAGCCGAGGAAGTTCTCACGGACGTCGAACACGGTGCGAGCATCAGCGTGAACGGGGCGTGTCTTACCGTCGAGAAGTTCGACGACGAGACGTTTGAGGTGTTTCTGGCCGAGGAAACGGTGGCCAAGACGTACCTCGGCGACGTAACTGTGGGCGACACCGTCAACTTGGAACGCGCGCTTCGGGCGGACACCAGACTTGACGGCCACTTCGTGCAGGGTCACGTCGATACGACGACCGAGGTGGTTGACGTGCGGCAGGTCCGTGAGGATTGGGAGTACGAGTTCGCCATTCCGGAGGAGTTCGGGCAGTACATCGTGAACAAAGGGTCGGTCGCGCTGGACGGCATCAGTCTCACCGTCGCCGAAAAAGGCGAGGACACCTTCACCGTGGCCATCATTCCGACGACACGCGATGTGACGAACCTCTCCGGGAAGGAACCCGGCGACCCTGTCCACCTCGAAGTGGACGTGTTGGCGAAGTACGCGGAACAACTGTTGGCGAAGTAA